From Alteribacter keqinensis, one genomic window encodes:
- a CDS encoding conserved phage C-terminal domain-containing protein, translating into MRKLKRVVLREELLALTGDYKLAMVLNQMIYWSQYVQDFDKFIEEEASWNHEAIGQSLEGWIFKKAEELSEETLMNVSGNAMRRYLKSLITSGWLEERENPYQKWDHTRQYRVKLAKIQDDLVKIGYYLADYRIDMTTLGLSGDRQKGDSAVHNGDTARSSDGSNGHSDGTIPESTTEITTDKIPFVDIVDYLNEKTESKYKATTRKTKELIKARWTEGHRLEDFKTVIDHKSEEWLMDPKMSMFLRPTTLFGTNFEAYLNRKAQPAHRDYEFEKLLKELE; encoded by the coding sequence ATGAGGAAGCTGAAGAGAGTGGTGTTAAGGGAGGAGCTTCTGGCACTCACCGGTGACTACAAACTGGCGATGGTGCTGAACCAGATGATTTACTGGTCACAGTATGTGCAGGATTTTGACAAGTTTATTGAAGAGGAAGCGAGTTGGAACCATGAGGCGATCGGGCAGAGCCTGGAAGGCTGGATCTTTAAAAAAGCAGAAGAGCTCTCGGAAGAGACGCTGATGAATGTGAGCGGCAATGCCATGAGAAGGTATCTTAAGAGTCTCATTACGTCCGGGTGGCTCGAAGAGCGCGAAAATCCCTATCAAAAGTGGGATCACACGAGGCAGTACCGGGTGAAGCTTGCGAAGATACAGGACGATCTTGTGAAGATCGGGTATTACCTTGCGGATTACCGGATCGACATGACGACTCTTGGTCTGTCAGGGGATCGCCAAAAAGGAGATTCAGCCGTCCATAACGGAGACACAGCCCGATCATCTGACGGTTCAAACGGTCATTCTGACGGAACAATACCAGAGAGTACTACAGAGATTACGACAGATAAAATCCCTTTTGTCGACATTGTCGACTACCTGAACGAAAAAACAGAATCGAAATACAAAGCGACAACGAGAAAGACGAAGGAACTGATTAAAGCAAGATGGACCGAAGGTCATCGTCTGGAAGACTTTAAGACTGTGATTGATCATAAATCAGAAGAATGGCTCATGGATCCGAAGATGAGCATGTTCCTTCGTCCCACTACGCTCTTCGGAACGAACTTTGAAGCGTATCTCAACCGGAAGGCACAACCTGCCCATCGGGATTACGAATTCGAGAAACTTCTGAAGGAGTTGGAGTAG
- a CDS encoding replicative DNA helicase, with protein sequence MVDQWNIQAELMLFGCILLDNTIIKEIEVRPQHVSFYHQSILKGMLEIDRDGEEINRATLHEKLGNNLMAQWDIDRAIDSVPSPHSYALFEKIIFRTWKRNQVRRQAEKFLDKTKEATNDDHVSGFVKEVKLIEAVTTKKADFVLKDKLMDVYDEAVSGTVDQGLKSGYTEYDLLTNGHGKGQLIIVAARPSVGKTALAINMTMGHMENGGYGHLYSLEMSMKQLVNRMIACKARINSQKMRDPKRRFDEEDWTRYGNAMSLLSQQSLYICDESSVKVSEMYANTRKLISQHPDKHHFLIVDYLQLLQPISKKGNRQEQVTEISRALKTIARDLNIPVIALSQLSRGVETRQDKRPTLADLRESGSLEQDADTVALLYRDDYYDPAASTKKEMEIIIAKQREGPVGTITLTYEKEYSLFLNKEESPSGRGGDAL encoded by the coding sequence GTGGTGGACCAGTGGAACATTCAAGCGGAGTTGATGCTCTTTGGCTGTATCCTTTTAGATAACACGATCATCAAAGAAATCGAAGTCCGTCCCCAGCATGTGTCTTTTTACCACCAGTCGATCCTGAAGGGCATGCTTGAGATCGACCGGGACGGAGAAGAAATCAACCGGGCCACCCTTCATGAAAAGCTCGGCAACAACCTGATGGCCCAGTGGGATATTGACAGAGCCATCGATTCTGTTCCTTCCCCCCATTCCTATGCCCTGTTCGAGAAGATCATCTTCCGGACGTGGAAACGAAACCAGGTCCGTCGTCAGGCAGAGAAGTTCCTTGATAAAACGAAGGAAGCAACCAACGATGACCACGTCTCGGGCTTTGTAAAAGAAGTGAAACTGATCGAAGCCGTCACAACGAAAAAGGCGGACTTTGTTTTAAAGGACAAGCTCATGGACGTATATGACGAAGCCGTGAGCGGGACAGTGGATCAGGGGCTCAAGTCAGGCTACACCGAGTATGACCTCCTCACGAACGGACACGGAAAAGGGCAGCTCATCATCGTTGCTGCAAGACCGTCCGTCGGAAAAACCGCCCTTGCCATCAACATGACCATGGGCCACATGGAGAACGGCGGCTACGGTCACCTCTACTCCCTTGAAATGAGCATGAAGCAGCTCGTAAACCGGATGATTGCATGCAAAGCCCGGATCAACTCACAGAAAATGCGCGATCCGAAAAGACGGTTCGATGAAGAGGACTGGACCCGCTACGGAAACGCCATGAGTCTTCTTTCCCAGCAAAGCCTGTACATCTGTGATGAGTCGTCGGTCAAGGTGAGTGAAATGTATGCAAACACCCGTAAGCTCATCAGCCAGCATCCGGACAAGCACCATTTTCTCATCGTCGATTACCTCCAGCTCCTGCAGCCCATCTCCAAAAAAGGCAACCGCCAGGAGCAGGTCACCGAAATTTCACGGGCACTGAAAACGATCGCAAGGGATCTGAATATTCCTGTCATCGCCCTCTCCCAGCTGTCCAGGGGCGTGGAAACACGCCAGGACAAACGCCCGACCCTGGCCGATCTCAGGGAATCGGGCAGCCTTGAGCAGGACGCCGACACCGTGGCTCTGTTATACCGGGACGACTATTACGACCCGGCCGCCTCTACGAAAAAAGAAATGGAAATCATCATCGCCAAACAGCGGGAAGGCCCCGTAGGCACGATCACCCTCACCTACGAAAAAGAATACAGCTTATTTTTAAACAAAGAAGAAAGCCCGTCCGGCAGGGGAGGCGATGCTCTTTGA
- a CDS encoding class F sortase, translated as MKLRIFILSLGLAILAGFTFVYGSNEGMIETEWEADPEFEGDPIQKDASVPEEEEPGAIDLNDEFVRLGGEENDQADTKPEPAPEYGIVPLSLSIPAIEVEADIEPVGVLDNGQMGVPADAEGVAWFEPGTMPGNTGNAVLAGHVDSRTGPAVFWDLNKLEPGDEIHVSGEDGEPLTFEVQLTVSYGRNDAPIEEIFGPTDKKRLNLITCSGTFDRAEGTHDQRLVVYTELVEPEAEEEPAEDFEGAPPAAPENVIVQHNRISWHAVRDEAVIGYRIYRENKETGAFDHIESVSAHERKSLRTEGAADYAFYITSVNGDGLESDPSEIASFRD; from the coding sequence ATGAAGCTGAGAATCTTCATCCTGTCACTGGGTCTCGCCATTCTGGCCGGTTTTACCTTCGTGTATGGAAGTAATGAAGGAATGATCGAAACAGAATGGGAGGCGGATCCTGAATTTGAAGGTGATCCTATTCAGAAGGATGCTTCTGTCCCGGAAGAGGAAGAACCGGGCGCGATTGATCTGAACGACGAATTTGTCCGCCTTGGCGGTGAGGAGAACGATCAAGCAGACACTAAACCGGAACCGGCGCCTGAATATGGCATCGTACCTCTGAGCCTATCGATTCCCGCCATTGAGGTAGAAGCAGACATCGAACCTGTCGGTGTTTTGGATAACGGACAGATGGGCGTACCGGCCGACGCAGAGGGTGTGGCCTGGTTCGAACCGGGCACAATGCCCGGAAACACCGGGAATGCGGTCCTTGCAGGGCATGTGGACAGCCGGACAGGACCCGCGGTATTCTGGGATTTGAACAAACTCGAGCCGGGTGACGAGATTCACGTGAGCGGAGAGGACGGTGAACCGCTGACATTTGAGGTGCAACTAACTGTCAGCTATGGCCGCAACGACGCCCCCATAGAAGAAATCTTCGGACCAACGGATAAAAAACGCCTGAACCTGATTACTTGTTCCGGCACGTTTGACCGCGCAGAAGGGACACATGATCAGCGGCTCGTCGTTTACACAGAACTGGTCGAGCCTGAGGCAGAAGAAGAACCGGCTGAAGATTTTGAAGGTGCCCCTCCTGCAGCACCGGAAAACGTAATCGTCCAGCACAACCGTATTTCATGGCACGCGGTCCGTGATGAGGCGGTCATCGGTTACCGCATTTACCGTGAAAACAAAGAAACAGGGGCATTTGACCACATAGAAAGCGTATCGGCCCACGAAAGGAAATCCCTCCGGACCGAGGGGGCAGCCGATTACGCGTTTTATATTACGTCAGTTAACGGCGACGGACTTGAGTCAGATCCGTCAGAAATCGCCTCTTTTAGGGATTAA
- a CDS encoding copper amine oxidase, producing the protein MFKRKTKGIAALAMAGMLLVPGNALAHDHSDDGHDHGDGYSEYTPQVSTPASDLRTHLDHLLSEHYIITVAFMQKAFDGSEDAGEVGAALDENTAELTAAIESVYGEEGAQEFERIWQSHIDFFGDLTVATAEGDMEAREQAEMNLENYVEEFAAFLDAATEGGLPAEAGEENIAGHVEDVKSVFDAYADGEFEEAYHGIRHGIHHMFDIGEALSGAIVDQMPEEFDNTEVSTPAADLRAALNHLMAEHFAFAVLEMQKGYDGAEDFDFAGWALDENTSDLAAAMGSIYGDDGAAAFEPVWQSHIDFFGDMVVATAEGDMEAREQAEMDLDAYVVEFAGFLDEATEGRIPAEAGEENVSSHVADVTNTFDAYVDEDYSMTYDHFRHGYHHMFALGETLSGAFVDQFPEEFKAGDMPEEMPQTGMGGGAGSNTGMMLWITISALLAASAAVYFRKRAVQA; encoded by the coding sequence ATGTTCAAAAGAAAAACAAAGGGAATTGCAGCTTTGGCGATGGCGGGGATGCTTCTCGTTCCGGGAAACGCACTTGCCCACGATCACAGCGATGACGGTCACGACCATGGAGACGGCTACAGTGAATACACCCCTCAGGTATCCACACCGGCTTCAGACCTGAGAACACATTTGGACCATCTTCTTTCCGAACATTACATTATTACCGTTGCTTTCATGCAGAAAGCCTTTGACGGCAGTGAAGACGCTGGAGAAGTGGGTGCGGCACTTGACGAAAACACGGCGGAACTCACCGCTGCCATCGAATCCGTTTACGGTGAAGAAGGCGCTCAGGAATTTGAGCGCATCTGGCAGAGCCACATCGACTTTTTCGGTGACCTGACAGTTGCCACTGCAGAAGGTGACATGGAAGCCCGGGAACAGGCGGAAATGAACCTCGAAAACTATGTAGAGGAATTTGCCGCATTTCTTGACGCAGCAACAGAAGGCGGCCTTCCGGCTGAAGCAGGGGAAGAAAATATCGCCGGTCACGTTGAGGACGTAAAAAGTGTCTTTGATGCTTATGCAGACGGGGAATTTGAAGAAGCCTACCACGGCATCCGTCACGGGATCCACCATATGTTTGATATCGGTGAAGCCCTGTCCGGTGCCATTGTCGACCAGATGCCAGAGGAATTCGACAATACAGAAGTAAGCACTCCGGCGGCGGATCTAAGAGCGGCTCTGAACCATCTGATGGCCGAGCACTTCGCTTTTGCGGTCCTGGAAATGCAGAAAGGCTATGACGGTGCGGAAGACTTTGATTTTGCCGGCTGGGCGCTTGATGAAAACACATCAGATCTCGCTGCCGCAATGGGATCCATTTACGGTGACGACGGCGCTGCAGCGTTTGAACCCGTCTGGCAGAGCCACATCGACTTCTTCGGTGACATGGTTGTTGCCACTGCAGAAGGCGACATGGAAGCTCGGGAACAGGCTGAGATGGACCTTGACGCCTATGTGGTTGAGTTTGCAGGTTTCCTTGATGAGGCAACAGAAGGACGCATTCCTGCTGAAGCCGGAGAAGAGAACGTTTCCTCCCACGTGGCTGATGTAACAAACACGTTTGACGCATATGTGGATGAGGACTACAGCATGACGTATGATCACTTCCGTCACGGCTACCACCACATGTTCGCGCTTGGTGAAACACTGTCCGGCGCATTTGTGGATCAGTTCCCTGAAGAATTTAAAGCTGGCGACATGCCTGAAGAAATGCCGCAGACCGGTATGGGAGGCGGTGCCGGATCAAACACCGGCATGATGCTCTGGATAACAATCAGTGCCCTGCTGGCAGCAAGTGCTGCAGTATACTTCCGCAAAAGGGCGGTACAGGCGTAA
- a CDS encoding RNA polymerase sigma factor: MAIKDDKQLYRRIQEQDQAALEALYDKYEKLLFSFALKMVQHPQAAEEVVQEVMLKLWRGTGHYDDTKGKFSSWLLTMTRNTAIDQIRKQNKQEVHLTNEWEPGDSGTRVEDMIEWKEQGETLKKAIRTLKKEQIEIVELFYFKGYSQKKIAEKTNLPLGTIKGRIRLALKHLRQELSVERGTQL, from the coding sequence ATGGCTATTAAAGATGATAAACAGCTGTACAGGCGTATTCAGGAGCAGGATCAGGCTGCCCTTGAAGCACTGTACGATAAGTATGAAAAGCTTCTTTTTTCGTTTGCCTTGAAAATGGTTCAACATCCGCAGGCAGCCGAGGAGGTTGTCCAGGAAGTCATGCTGAAGCTGTGGAGGGGAACCGGGCACTATGATGATACAAAAGGAAAATTCTCCTCGTGGCTTTTGACAATGACAAGGAATACGGCGATCGACCAGATCCGCAAGCAGAATAAACAGGAAGTTCATTTAACCAATGAGTGGGAGCCTGGAGACTCAGGTACCCGCGTAGAAGACATGATAGAGTGGAAAGAACAGGGAGAAACATTGAAGAAAGCGATCCGGACACTGAAAAAAGAGCAGATCGAAATCGTGGAGCTCTTCTACTTTAAGGGGTACTCACAGAAAAAAATCGCAGAGAAAACAAATCTGCCTCTTGGAACGATCAAAGGACGAATCCGGCTTGCGCTGAAACATCTGCGCCAGGAGCTTTCAGTGGAAAGGGGGACTCAGCTATGA
- a CDS encoding anti-sigma factor translates to MNTSQCDRLIDYFNRQLSENEQKQFEAHLSSCEDCREELMELRELTDDLPFLADPAEPPEDMKKRVLANVFANEEKNVRGNGVDTKEKNNDLVAGPGTSRRKSPILLGSLAASLLLSVGLNTWLWTENRELAGENEQLAGEFQQVAEERNELVTELTAIRDALDEETAPGTAQVVLSAGLDSTLGEASNGFATLITEHDKVQLVIQVSDMPELSGTEAYQAWIIEGETPIPAGSFKIDETGNGAVAFNMQDLEELNVDQIAITLEPRPNNELPEGEILLASSGQ, encoded by the coding sequence ATGAATACCAGCCAGTGTGACCGCCTCATTGATTATTTCAACCGGCAGCTGAGTGAGAATGAACAGAAACAATTTGAAGCGCATCTGTCCTCGTGTGAGGATTGCAGGGAGGAGCTGATGGAGTTGCGGGAATTAACGGACGATCTTCCGTTTCTTGCGGATCCGGCAGAACCTCCTGAAGATATGAAAAAACGCGTCCTTGCCAATGTGTTTGCAAATGAAGAAAAAAACGTCCGTGGCAACGGGGTGGATACTAAAGAAAAGAATAACGACCTTGTTGCAGGTCCGGGCACCAGCCGCAGAAAGTCACCAATCCTTTTAGGGTCTCTCGCTGCATCACTTTTGCTTTCTGTCGGGCTCAACACCTGGCTCTGGACAGAAAACAGGGAATTGGCAGGGGAAAACGAACAGCTTGCAGGGGAATTTCAGCAGGTGGCTGAAGAGCGCAACGAACTGGTCACGGAACTGACGGCTATCCGGGACGCCCTTGATGAAGAAACCGCCCCCGGAACGGCACAGGTCGTTCTATCAGCGGGACTGGACTCTACCCTCGGTGAAGCGAGCAACGGATTTGCGACGCTCATAACCGAACATGATAAAGTGCAGCTCGTTATTCAGGTAAGTGATATGCCGGAGCTTTCAGGAACCGAAGCTTATCAGGCATGGATTATCGAAGGGGAAACCCCGATTCCTGCCGGAAGCTTTAAAATTGACGAAACCGGTAACGGCGCTGTCGCTTTTAACATGCAGGACCTTGAAGAGCTCAACGTGGATCAAATTGCCATCACTCTCGAGCCCCGGCCGAACAACGAACTGCCTGAAGGAGAAATCCTTCTTGCATCGTCAGGGCAGTAA
- a CDS encoding helix-turn-helix domain-containing protein, with product MNGKVLKYHRLKQRKKQDEVCKGICSVSYYSKIENDQIDVSTDLLERLMDRLDIREEVKSVHNESQLKERIYKLNEKVIDRELAEAAELSGSLQEQLNFVQNPNLIVLFEVILSRLRFLQGEGASAQVLLNKNESFINDVEDPEIRFHFLKMKSVYAYMNQEFHKSLEHLKEADALLDTSNFPHKDVVDLYYMLGLTSYRVEDINSSMHHLNEAVRVYDANYEYHRSGDCRLLLGLCFKVLGKYSKAEKQFELAMKLAKNIGDKKLEAKVLQAKGETFGAMNRSMEAIHHFQMSYRLRQGTDRLITIVAILEQFAKMRLFSEMKSWIEHGFEILDEHKSKAGSFLVRQYEYHLKYYEHVAGDADTEEFEKVLKDEIIPFFEENPRHEFIYKYGKHLAALYEKKQHYSKSVQYYKKAVGALERLKHN from the coding sequence ATGAATGGAAAAGTGTTAAAGTACCATCGTTTAAAGCAGAGAAAGAAGCAGGACGAAGTATGCAAAGGAATATGTTCGGTCTCATACTACAGCAAGATTGAGAACGACCAGATCGATGTGAGTACTGACTTGCTTGAGAGGCTGATGGATCGTCTTGATATCCGGGAGGAAGTGAAGTCTGTTCACAATGAAAGCCAGTTAAAAGAACGGATTTACAAGCTCAATGAGAAAGTGATTGACCGGGAGCTGGCAGAAGCCGCCGAGCTGAGCGGGAGCCTCCAGGAGCAGCTCAACTTTGTCCAGAACCCGAACCTGATCGTGCTGTTTGAGGTGATTCTTTCCCGTCTGCGTTTTTTGCAGGGGGAAGGGGCCAGTGCCCAGGTGCTTTTGAATAAAAACGAGTCGTTCATCAATGATGTGGAGGACCCGGAGATACGGTTTCATTTTCTTAAAATGAAGAGTGTGTATGCGTACATGAACCAGGAGTTTCACAAGTCCCTTGAACACCTGAAGGAGGCCGACGCGCTTCTTGATACGTCGAATTTTCCCCACAAGGATGTGGTGGATCTCTACTACATGCTCGGGCTCACGTCCTACCGGGTGGAGGACATCAATTCGAGCATGCACCACTTAAACGAAGCGGTGAGGGTGTATGACGCGAACTACGAGTACCACCGTAGCGGGGACTGCCGGCTTCTCCTCGGCCTGTGCTTCAAGGTGCTCGGCAAATACAGTAAGGCGGAGAAACAGTTTGAGCTTGCCATGAAACTGGCCAAAAACATCGGGGATAAAAAGTTGGAAGCAAAAGTCCTTCAGGCCAAGGGGGAGACCTTTGGAGCCATGAACCGCTCCATGGAAGCGATTCATCACTTTCAGATGAGCTACCGGCTCCGTCAGGGAACCGACCGCCTCATTACCATCGTCGCAATTCTTGAACAGTTTGCGAAAATGCGGCTTTTCAGTGAAATGAAAAGCTGGATCGAGCACGGATTCGAAATTCTCGACGAGCACAAAAGCAAAGCGGGAAGCTTCCTCGTCCGTCAGTATGAATACCATCTGAAGTACTACGAGCACGTTGCCGGGGATGCAGACACCGAGGAATTTGAAAAAGTACTCAAAGACGAGATCATTCCCTTCTTTGAAGAAAATCCCCGCCACGAGTTCATTTATAAATACGGCAAGCACCTCGCTGCCCTTTACGAGAAAAAGCAGCACTACTCCAAGAGCGTCCAGTATTACAAAAAGGCTGTCGGCGCGCTGGAGCGTTTGAAGCATAACTAA
- a CDS encoding iron chaperone — translation MDTFEEFVKQIDNPEHRERMEEVLVWVQETFPALTPKIAWNQPMFTDHGTYIIGFSIAKHHMAVAPEQAGILQFSDDIAKAGYDYTKELVRFRWDRPFDFSLLEKMIAFNIEDKAECSTFWRK, via the coding sequence ATGGACACATTTGAAGAATTTGTAAAGCAGATTGACAATCCGGAGCACCGGGAGCGGATGGAAGAGGTGCTGGTCTGGGTACAGGAGACGTTTCCAGCTTTGACGCCGAAAATCGCCTGGAACCAGCCGATGTTTACGGACCACGGCACCTATATTATCGGCTTCAGCATCGCCAAGCATCATATGGCCGTTGCCCCTGAGCAGGCAGGGATTCTTCAGTTTTCCGATGACATTGCCAAGGCCGGCTACGATTATACGAAGGAGCTGGTCCGGTTCCGGTGGGACAGGCCGTTTGATTTCTCCTTACTGGAGAAAATGATCGCGTTTAACATTGAGGATAAAGCAGAGTGTTCCACATTCTGGCGGAAGTAA
- a CDS encoding S8 family peptidase, with protein sequence MKAFKKIAGAALAATLVLGGAGGFGSAQDSGETKEYLVGFEPGAAASAVNASNTVTALGGDVEHEFGFADIVHVSLPEQAVAGLENNPNVAFVEENVEVQAYAQDVPYGIEHIGALDVQQNDGNTGAGVSVAVLDTGIQDHEDLNVAGGVSFIDGEPEYQDENGHGTHVAGTIAALDNEVGVLGVSPDVDLYAVKVLGADGSGSHAGIVQGIEWAVENDIDVINMSLGAPVGSTTLEQAVNYAHGEGVTVVAAAGNEGSLIPGWNTIGYPAKYDNAIAVGAVDENNDRASFSSVGNELDVMAPGVAIDSTYLDNSYAALSGTSMAAPHVAGAAALLLAANPSLSNDDVRAVLNETAVPLGDHFYYGNGVIDVRAAVDAQ encoded by the coding sequence ATGAAAGCATTTAAAAAGATAGCAGGTGCGGCGCTGGCCGCAACACTCGTATTGGGAGGTGCCGGCGGTTTTGGAAGCGCACAGGACTCCGGTGAAACAAAGGAGTATCTCGTCGGCTTTGAGCCCGGGGCAGCGGCAAGTGCCGTGAATGCTTCAAACACAGTGACCGCACTTGGCGGGGACGTGGAGCATGAGTTTGGTTTTGCAGATATCGTCCATGTTTCTTTACCCGAACAAGCGGTAGCGGGTCTGGAGAATAATCCGAATGTGGCGTTTGTGGAGGAGAACGTGGAGGTTCAGGCGTATGCCCAGGATGTGCCGTATGGAATTGAGCATATTGGTGCGCTGGATGTGCAGCAAAATGACGGGAACACAGGTGCCGGTGTAAGTGTGGCGGTGCTTGATACGGGGATTCAGGATCATGAGGATTTGAATGTGGCCGGCGGTGTGAGCTTTATTGACGGTGAGCCTGAGTACCAGGATGAGAATGGGCACGGGACGCATGTAGCAGGTACGATTGCGGCTCTCGACAATGAGGTTGGTGTGCTCGGTGTGAGTCCGGATGTGGACCTGTATGCGGTGAAGGTGCTCGGCGCTGACGGCAGCGGGTCTCATGCAGGGATCGTCCAGGGTATTGAATGGGCGGTTGAAAATGACATCGATGTGATCAACATGAGTCTTGGTGCGCCGGTCGGTTCGACGACGCTGGAGCAGGCGGTCAATTACGCTCACGGTGAAGGTGTGACGGTCGTGGCTGCGGCCGGGAATGAGGGCTCGCTGATTCCAGGATGGAACACGATTGGCTATCCGGCGAAGTACGATAATGCGATCGCCGTCGGTGCGGTGGACGAGAACAACGACCGCGCGTCCTTCTCCAGTGTGGGGAACGAGCTTGATGTGATGGCCCCGGGTGTGGCGATTGACAGTACGTACCTGGATAACAGCTATGCAGCGTTGAGCGGTACGTCCATGGCAGCGCCTCACGTGGCCGGTGCGGCGGCGCTCCTGCTGGCGGCGAACCCGTCGTTGTCCAACGATGATGTGCGTGCCGTGTTAAATGAAACGGCGGTGCCACTCGGTGATCACTTCTATTATGGTAATGGCGTGATTGATGTGAGAGCGGCGGTGGATGCACAGTAG
- a CDS encoding glyoxalase superfamily protein translates to MKSPVPVFRIFDEEKAKEFYFSFLEFELDWEHRFEENFPLYMQISQGNCILHLSEHFGDSTPGASIRIEVENVKMLHAKLSEKEYKYARPGLETTDWNTLEVRIGDPFGNKIVFYENIQK, encoded by the coding sequence ATGAAAAGCCCTGTACCGGTATTCCGTATTTTTGATGAGGAGAAAGCCAAAGAATTTTATTTTTCATTTCTGGAATTCGAATTGGATTGGGAGCACCGGTTTGAGGAAAACTTTCCTTTGTATATGCAAATTTCCCAAGGCAATTGTATCCTTCACCTTTCTGAACATTTTGGAGATTCAACACCTGGAGCGTCCATTAGAATTGAAGTGGAAAATGTGAAGATGCTTCATGCAAAGCTTAGCGAAAAGGAATACAAATACGCACGCCCGGGCCTTGAAACTACGGATTGGAATACGCTGGAGGTTAGAATTGGGGACCCGTTCGGAAATAAAATTGTCTTCTATGAAAATATTCAAAAATAA
- a CDS encoding GNAT family N-acetyltransferase: MNILLRNAEESDYELLLPLFREVHEFHVSVRPDLYKENATPVEQEFFESQLLDSKQHIFVAAINNEIVGVAVTKEEEITENTFVKERKVLFIKSVCVAETQRKKGVGKKLINYVFDFGRSLKVDSIDLGVSEENTSAIEFYKSIGMTTKSRKMEMILNKRV; this comes from the coding sequence ATGAATATACTTCTTCGAAACGCCGAGGAAAGCGATTACGAGTTATTGCTGCCTTTATTCAGGGAGGTTCATGAATTCCACGTTTCCGTCAGGCCGGATTTGTACAAAGAGAATGCAACTCCAGTCGAACAGGAGTTTTTTGAAAGCCAGTTATTAGATAGTAAACAGCATATTTTTGTGGCTGCAATAAACAATGAAATAGTCGGCGTTGCAGTGACAAAAGAAGAAGAAATAACTGAAAATACTTTTGTTAAAGAGAGGAAAGTATTATTTATAAAGAGTGTATGTGTTGCTGAAACACAAAGAAAGAAAGGTGTCGGAAAAAAACTGATTAATTACGTTTTTGATTTTGGAAGAAGCCTCAAAGTTGACAGTATTGATTTGGGAGTGTCCGAGGAAAATACATCTGCCATTGAATTTTATAAATCAATCGGGATGACAACGAAGAGTAGAAAAATGGAGATGATATTGAACAAACGGGTATAA
- a CDS encoding NUDIX domain-containing protein: protein MNIRNSAKAVIISGDKVLLTKNRDRDGYFYLFPGGGQEHGETLHKTLIRECIEETGEQIEIGELLHLREYIGKNHEYASADFNVHQVEYYFVCKLVTGKNDVELPANPDSHQVGVEWVHMKDLQEYRLYPKEIRKYIVMYAKNEQAPIYLGDIN, encoded by the coding sequence ATGAATATAAGGAATTCAGCTAAAGCTGTCATCATTTCAGGCGATAAGGTTCTGTTAACGAAGAACCGGGATCGTGACGGATATTTTTATCTTTTTCCCGGTGGCGGACAGGAACATGGCGAAACCCTTCATAAAACCTTAATCAGAGAGTGTATTGAGGAAACTGGGGAGCAGATCGAGATAGGGGAACTGCTTCATCTTCGTGAGTATATAGGGAAAAATCATGAGTATGCTTCTGCGGATTTTAACGTTCACCAAGTTGAATATTATTTTGTCTGCAAACTCGTAACCGGAAAAAATGATGTTGAACTGCCTGCTAATCCTGACAGCCATCAAGTGGGAGTAGAATGGGTACATATGAAGGACTTACAGGAATATCGTCTATACCCAAAAGAGATTAGGAAATATATCGTCATGTATGCCAAGAATGAACAAGCGCCAATTTATTTAGGTGATATAAACTAA